One genomic segment of Gemmatimonadota bacterium includes these proteins:
- a CDS encoding multiheme c-type cytochrome encodes MRAKYESVLLVDAGDIAGHQKPTALPRALFLIEAFARMGYDAATLGPADLELPREVVLPVIQEAPFPILSANLLDTVTGEGILPHSVVLERGDLRIGVTAVLSPTTVEPSVLAGFGVVAEDPEEVLRELLPELREKCDVVVLLCRSTIAQARVLAESLDGWIDVLVLGSGSPGYGTVLPAEGGALYLVSGSRGRSVGVARLELRGGHVSRAMGEFVSLSQGLPEDEEMAGFVEEFHIRLNEIVRSTFMADAMELRRHGDEYYMGADSCRPCHRPEFLSWKQTGHASAFETLVEEHSDALPECVACHVVGAGEAAGYNPRVKGLSELVNVQCEVCHGPGSEHSRDGTYGDGLGEKGCTICHDADNSPDFDLETYWPKIAH; translated from the coding sequence ATGAGAGCGAAGTACGAGAGTGTTCTCCTTGTGGACGCGGGCGATATCGCCGGGCACCAGAAGCCGACCGCGCTTCCTCGCGCGCTCTTTCTGATCGAGGCGTTTGCCCGCATGGGATACGACGCCGCCACACTCGGACCGGCGGACCTGGAACTGCCGCGGGAAGTGGTGCTGCCCGTGATTCAGGAAGCGCCCTTTCCCATTCTGTCCGCCAACCTGCTCGACACCGTGACCGGGGAAGGAATCCTGCCGCATTCGGTCGTGCTGGAAAGAGGGGACTTGCGCATCGGGGTCACCGCGGTGCTGTCTCCGACGACCGTGGAGCCGAGTGTTCTCGCCGGGTTTGGCGTGGTGGCGGAAGACCCGGAAGAGGTGCTCCGTGAGCTTCTCCCCGAGCTTCGGGAAAAGTGCGATGTGGTGGTCCTCCTGTGCCGCTCGACCATTGCCCAGGCGCGCGTCCTTGCGGAGTCGCTGGATGGATGGATTGATGTGCTGGTCCTCGGAAGCGGCTCGCCCGGTTACGGCACCGTGCTCCCCGCGGAGGGAGGTGCGCTCTATCTGGTGTCCGGATCGCGGGGACGCAGCGTGGGCGTGGCGCGCCTTGAACTTCGCGGAGGCCATGTGTCACGGGCGATGGGCGAGTTCGTCTCGCTGAGCCAGGGTCTTCCGGAAGATGAGGAGATGGCCGGCTTCGTGGAGGAGTTCCATATTCGCCTGAACGAGATTGTCCGCAGCACTTTTATGGCGGACGCCATGGAACTGCGCAGGCACGGGGACGAGTACTACATGGGCGCGGACTCCTGCCGCCCGTGTCACCGTCCCGAGTTCCTGAGCTGGAAGCAGACCGGCCATGCCAGCGCGTTCGAGACGCTGGTGGAGGAGCACTCCGACGCCCTCCCCGAGTGCGTCGCGTGTCATGTAGTCGGGGCGGGAGAGGCAGCCGGATACAACCCGAGGGTGAAGGGGTTGTCGGAACTCGTGAATGTTCAGTGCGAGGTCTGCCACGGTCCCGGCAGCGAACACTCCCGCGACGGCACCTACGGAGACGGGCTTGGGGAAAAGGGATGCACGATATGCCACGATGCCGACAACAGCCCGGACTTCGATCTGGAGACCTACTGGCCGAAGATCGCGCACTGA
- a CDS encoding TonB-dependent receptor codes for MNLRPLLPGALLLALLPAAATGTDPPAPTPPPREWRLPPVVIRADEWPAEAVPIPRSIVGDAAIDRRPGGDVGELLASLAGVRIASIAGPGTGTGASIRGSSTEQVLVLVDGRRWSTAQGGGADLSSLPLDFVSRVEVLRGGASALWGTDALAGVVHVRTREVRPGAAGFRASGGSRGEQRVAGWLSKRTPWGTRTRVGASLFAASDSYAPSGSSTNGDISRTEADLRTDLAVGGHAARVNLSAFLAERGVPGSDEFPSPTARLRDSRISGALRIETSDTPDGDAFVDLSWFRAERTYREPGAAFGPVDDRHRNARFAGDARFPAQAGPVALVASTGASLDHLLSTTDGDRRRVLGYASLRAGSRGRLLGRDLTATAALRVDAIEGFAPTVAPRAGVSWELLPRRAVLSASAGLSRRAPSFDDLFWPARATAAGNPGLRPETGRDLDAGVLLSRLPGGARLEAHAFLRDIHDLIQWTPGAAGIWRPHNIGRARIFGWEAEAAAAFPLGHSLSATLSGTVTRLDARDRTGEPNTHGMELPHRAPWSGSAGVIVRHASLGEIETVWRGVNRVFLTRSNTKALGGRLLGDLHLRIPVRPDLRAVLSVTNLTDRDARDLRQYPLPGRSFSAGLTWGRTP; via the coding sequence ATGAACCTTCGCCCCCTCCTCCCGGGCGCACTGCTGCTGGCGCTCCTTCCAGCTGCGGCGACCGGGACCGACCCGCCCGCGCCGACGCCTCCCCCGCGGGAATGGCGCCTGCCTCCGGTGGTCATTCGCGCCGACGAATGGCCCGCCGAGGCGGTTCCCATCCCGCGAAGCATCGTCGGCGACGCGGCCATCGACCGGCGCCCGGGCGGGGATGTCGGCGAACTGCTCGCCTCGCTCGCCGGAGTGCGCATCGCTTCCATCGCGGGGCCGGGAACCGGAACGGGAGCATCCATTCGCGGTTCATCGACCGAACAGGTGCTGGTTCTCGTGGACGGGCGACGGTGGAGTACTGCTCAGGGTGGCGGCGCGGATCTCTCGTCCCTTCCACTCGATTTCGTGTCCCGCGTGGAGGTTCTCCGCGGAGGCGCGTCCGCGCTCTGGGGCACGGACGCCCTCGCTGGCGTGGTCCATGTCCGCACTCGCGAAGTGCGCCCCGGGGCCGCCGGATTCCGCGCGAGCGGAGGGTCCCGCGGAGAGCAGCGCGTGGCGGGCTGGCTCTCGAAACGCACGCCGTGGGGCACGCGCACACGCGTCGGCGCGAGCTTGTTCGCCGCGTCCGACTCGTACGCGCCTTCCGGCAGTTCCACGAACGGCGACATCTCGCGCACCGAGGCCGACCTTCGCACCGACCTCGCCGTGGGCGGCCACGCTGCACGCGTGAACCTCTCCGCCTTCCTCGCGGAGCGCGGCGTCCCCGGAAGCGACGAGTTCCCCTCCCCCACGGCCAGGCTGCGGGACTCGCGGATCTCGGGCGCGCTTCGCATCGAAACCAGCGACACGCCGGACGGAGACGCGTTCGTGGATCTCTCGTGGTTCCGTGCGGAACGCACCTACCGCGAACCGGGAGCCGCGTTCGGGCCGGTGGACGACCGCCACCGAAATGCGAGATTCGCGGGTGACGCACGCTTCCCGGCGCAAGCCGGACCGGTGGCGCTCGTGGCCTCCACGGGAGCGAGCCTGGACCATCTCCTCAGCACGACAGACGGCGATCGGCGGCGCGTCCTTGGGTATGCATCGCTTCGTGCGGGTTCCCGGGGCCGTCTCCTCGGCCGCGACCTCACTGCGACCGCCGCCCTCCGCGTCGATGCCATCGAAGGATTCGCGCCGACCGTGGCCCCGCGAGCCGGTGTGTCGTGGGAGCTTCTCCCCCGCCGCGCCGTACTCAGTGCGTCGGCAGGACTCTCCCGTCGCGCGCCTTCCTTCGACGATCTGTTCTGGCCCGCCCGGGCCACGGCTGCCGGGAACCCCGGGTTGCGCCCGGAGACGGGTCGCGACCTCGACGCCGGAGTCCTTCTCTCGCGCCTCCCCGGCGGCGCCCGTCTGGAAGCGCACGCCTTTCTCCGCGACATCCACGACCTCATCCAGTGGACCCCGGGGGCTGCGGGAATCTGGCGACCGCACAACATCGGCCGCGCACGGATCTTCGGATGGGAGGCGGAAGCAGCCGCCGCGTTTCCGCTGGGGCATTCGCTGTCCGCCACGCTCTCCGGCACCGTGACGAGACTGGACGCCCGCGACCGAACCGGGGAGCCCAACACCCACGGAATGGAACTCCCCCACCGCGCTCCCTGGAGCGGGTCCGCCGGTGTCATCGTCCGGCATGCGAGCCTCGGGGAGATCGAGACGGTATGGCGTGGGGTGAATCGCGTCTTCCTGACCCGATCGAACACAAAGGCCCTCGGCGGGCGCCTTCTCGGTGACCTGCACCTTCGCATTCCTGTGCGCCCCGATCTTCGCGCAGTCCTCTCCGTCACGAATCTGACCGATCGCGACGCCCGCGACCTTCGCCAGTACCCGCTGCCGGGGCGGTCCTTCTCGGCGGGACTGACCTGGGGGCGAACGCCATGA
- a CDS encoding FlgD immunoglobulin-like domain containing protein: MWKTLTHSRLSMLLAMLLAAPVSSGSADAAPPANAAYVIGSNDATITRVDLDSGSVVNAIASVGSGANRVELSDDESALLVVNSSSGDLTLFDLLTQSTLTTTSLPAGSNPWAVEFPGESAFVSALGANAVYEVHPWTGAVTDTAAVGKSPEGMCRAGGWLFVANTGFDFTTYAYDPGTVTVLDPAGLSVVATIPVGTNPQACLPAPDGTVHVICTGDFFLTTGEIHVVDPVGLAPLDTLPIPAFPGGGAIDTTGLGWLSITTPSFASEIWSYNANTLTLLHGPDDPLIPGGGFYGNPRLDPDGHLLVPDFGADLLYRLDHSAPDSLHAWAVNDGPIDLAVVETDASVGLAMRPPSAWNAPDGIRLSWTASPYAGVAGFAIDRQGPANTIFSPVATNLPFAEVSEWTDAATRDGYSYTYRVGWIHSAGDLTFLPPVTLVRSAPAAPTLAVGRAFPQPFRTTVTLELSLPNEAEATVTLFDVSGRSVAELRPGRLPAGGSRVTWDGRTDAGEDAAPGVYFTRVRAAGESVCRRILRVR, translated from the coding sequence ATGTGGAAGACGCTGACGCATTCACGCTTGTCGATGCTGCTTGCCATGCTCCTTGCCGCCCCCGTTTCGTCCGGGTCTGCTGACGCCGCGCCGCCCGCGAATGCCGCCTATGTGATTGGCTCCAACGATGCCACGATCACCCGCGTCGATCTCGATTCGGGAAGTGTGGTGAACGCCATCGCTTCGGTGGGCTCCGGCGCCAACCGCGTCGAACTCTCCGACGATGAATCGGCACTGCTTGTGGTCAACTCCTCTTCAGGAGACCTCACGCTGTTCGATCTGCTCACCCAGTCCACGCTCACCACCACTTCGCTCCCCGCAGGATCCAATCCGTGGGCCGTTGAGTTTCCCGGGGAGTCCGCGTTCGTCTCGGCACTGGGCGCAAACGCCGTGTACGAGGTCCACCCGTGGACCGGTGCCGTCACCGATACGGCTGCGGTCGGCAAGAGTCCGGAGGGAATGTGTCGCGCGGGCGGGTGGCTCTTTGTCGCAAACACCGGCTTCGACTTCACGACCTACGCCTACGATCCCGGAACCGTCACCGTCCTCGACCCCGCAGGCCTCTCTGTCGTGGCCACGATCCCGGTCGGCACCAACCCGCAAGCCTGTCTGCCCGCCCCGGATGGCACGGTCCATGTGATCTGTACCGGCGACTTCTTCCTCACGACCGGTGAGATCCATGTGGTGGACCCGGTAGGACTGGCCCCGCTGGACACGCTTCCCATCCCGGCCTTCCCCGGGGGCGGTGCCATCGACACGACCGGTCTCGGCTGGCTCAGCATCACCACGCCTTCCTTCGCTTCCGAGATCTGGTCCTACAACGCGAACACGCTCACGCTTCTTCACGGCCCGGACGATCCGCTGATCCCTGGTGGCGGATTCTACGGCAACCCGCGCCTCGACCCGGACGGCCACCTTCTCGTGCCCGACTTCGGTGCGGATCTGCTCTATCGACTGGACCACTCCGCACCCGACAGCCTGCACGCGTGGGCGGTCAACGACGGCCCGATCGACCTCGCCGTGGTGGAGACCGACGCATCGGTGGGCCTGGCGATGCGCCCTCCGAGTGCATGGAACGCCCCGGACGGAATCCGGCTCTCGTGGACCGCCAGTCCGTACGCAGGGGTCGCGGGCTTTGCCATCGATCGGCAGGGTCCCGCCAACACGATCTTCTCTCCGGTCGCCACGAATCTCCCGTTCGCCGAAGTGTCCGAGTGGACCGATGCCGCAACGCGCGACGGATACTCGTACACCTACCGCGTCGGCTGGATCCATTCCGCGGGAGATCTGACTTTCCTCCCGCCGGTGACCCTTGTTCGGAGTGCGCCCGCGGCCCCGACTCTCGCCGTGGGACGCGCCTTCCCGCAACCGTTTCGCACAACGGTGACGCTCGAGCTTTCGCTTCCGAACGAGGCCGAGGCCACCGTGACACTGTTCGATGTCTCGGGACGAAGCGTCGCCGAACTCCGGCCGGGACGCCTTCCCGCGGGCGGGTCCCGCGTCACCTGGGACGGCCGCACCGACGCCGGCGAAGATGCCGCACCGGGAGTGTACTTCACCCGGGTTCGCGCCGCGGGCGAGTCCGTCTGCCGACGCATCCTCCGGGTCCGGTAG
- a CDS encoding BNR-4 repeat-containing protein — MTRLLGVLSSIALFAGVWTADAGGYWTAERNLSDTATDSETGLNHAAMAVTDDGALHVVWAERDGPNQNYRIYSRQCSSGQWTPAELVVDYLEAYPGALAGAKYPALAATPDGDLHLFWHDYRVAGIQNVEIFTKTRSPGSGWDASPAADIRFTTSDHPETNGDNGYVPVPVVAESGALHVLWYDFRFDGNFAEILARSRGAGAAWDLSAGDAPDDRITADSALSELVAADAAPDGTLHAVWRSVDGGARILHALRDPATGAWTTPDTVDTAGAVGGAPALGCATDGSAHVVWPDSRDGGRALFVRVRSPGGSWSAEERITRPADGADEPSLARGPDQAMHLVWSDARVSLFNREVFLRSRAPGAPWDTTGAADHRVSDSAGRSLRPSVIAHGGSVSVLWKDDRDGDFDIHYRRLADDATFASPENPRRLAEARAWPNPSRGVPVRVHLGTGREAGTLRVVDVRGREVRRLAPPGPDSALWDLRDRRGHPVPGGVYFLAASREGPVIRITVLR; from the coding sequence ATGACCCGGCTCCTGGGAGTGCTCTCAAGCATCGCGCTCTTTGCGGGCGTCTGGACCGCGGACGCGGGCGGCTACTGGACCGCGGAGCGAAACCTCTCCGACACCGCCACCGATTCCGAAACCGGGCTGAACCATGCCGCAATGGCGGTGACCGACGACGGGGCTCTCCATGTCGTCTGGGCGGAGCGCGACGGCCCGAACCAGAACTACCGCATCTACTCCCGACAATGTTCGTCGGGTCAGTGGACACCTGCTGAACTCGTCGTGGACTATCTGGAGGCGTATCCCGGCGCGCTCGCCGGGGCCAAGTACCCGGCGCTGGCCGCGACACCCGACGGGGATCTGCACCTTTTCTGGCACGACTACCGGGTCGCCGGGATCCAGAATGTCGAGATCTTCACGAAGACCCGCTCCCCCGGTAGTGGCTGGGACGCCTCTCCCGCCGCCGACATTCGATTCACGACTTCCGACCACCCCGAGACCAACGGAGACAACGGGTATGTCCCCGTTCCCGTGGTGGCGGAAAGCGGGGCGCTGCATGTGCTGTGGTACGACTTCCGCTTTGACGGGAACTTCGCGGAGATCCTGGCCCGGTCGCGAGGTGCGGGAGCGGCCTGGGATCTCTCGGCGGGAGATGCTCCGGATGACCGCATCACCGCCGATTCCGCGCTTTCGGAACTGGTGGCTGCCGACGCCGCTCCCGACGGGACCCTGCACGCCGTCTGGCGAAGCGTGGACGGCGGCGCGAGAATCCTTCACGCACTCCGCGATCCCGCAACCGGGGCATGGACGACGCCGGACACGGTGGACACGGCCGGAGCCGTCGGCGGGGCCCCCGCTCTCGGTTGCGCGACGGACGGTTCGGCCCATGTCGTCTGGCCGGACTCTCGGGATGGCGGTCGCGCCCTCTTCGTCCGCGTGCGCTCCCCCGGCGGGAGCTGGTCCGCCGAGGAACGGATCACGCGCCCGGCGGACGGCGCGGACGAGCCGTCCCTTGCCCGGGGGCCGGATCAGGCGATGCATCTCGTCTGGAGCGACGCACGGGTGTCCCTCTTCAATCGAGAGGTATTCCTCCGGTCGCGCGCACCCGGCGCGCCGTGGGATACGACCGGTGCCGCCGACCACCGCGTGTCGGACTCTGCCGGGCGTTCGCTTCGTCCGAGTGTGATCGCTCACGGCGGATCCGTGTCAGTCCTCTGGAAGGACGACCGCGACGGCGACTTTGACATTCATTACCGCCGCCTGGCGGATGACGCGACATTCGCTTCGCCGGAGAACCCGCGACGGCTCGCCGAGGCGCGCGCGTGGCCCAACCCCAGTCGCGGAGTGCCGGTGCGCGTTCACCTCGGAACAGGCCGCGAAGCTGGAACGCTGCGCGTGGTCGATGTCCGCGGGCGAGAGGTTCGTCGCCTCGCACCGCCCGGGCCCGACAGCGCCCTCTGGGATCTTCGCGACCGAAGGGGGCATCCTGTCCCGGGCGGCGTCTACTTCCTGGCCGCCTCACGCGAGGGGCCGGTGATCCGCATCACGGTGCTCCGATGA